GATCTTGCCGAAGAACTCGACGTTGTCGTTGATGTCCTCGGTGTACTTGACCTCGATCCCGGTCCGCTTGGCGAACTCCTCCAGGGTGGGACGCGACTTCTCGTCCTCGCTGGTGTCCATGTACTCGGTCCAGTTGGAGAAGTTGATCTCCTTCTCCGTGGCCGAGTGGTCGTCGGACGCCACTGCCGCGTTCCCCTCGCGCTTGGCGGGCGGGATACCGCACGCGGCAAGGGTGGACAGGCCGCCGAGGGTGAGCGCTCCGACACCGGAGGCGCGCAGCAGCGAGCGGCGCGTGAGGGCGCCGCGGCCACTGGTGAGGCTGCGCCGCATCGCGGCGAGTTGCGCCTCCGAGAGGCGGTCGGGCTCGAACTGCTCCATGCGCTGTGCCCTTTCGGGAGGTGTACCGCTGGTCAGGCGGTGGGCCCACGCGGCGGTAGCCGCAGATGGTTTACGGACGGTCCCCGAAGATCGTGCGGTGCCAGTCCTTCGCGGCGACCGCCGTGTTGTCGTACATCACATGCTTGACCTGCGTGTACTCCTCGAAGGAGTAGGTCGACATGTCCTTTCCGAATCCACTGGCCTTGTAGCCGCCGTGGGGCATCTCGCTGATGATCGGAATGTGGTCGTTGACCCAGACGCAGCCCGCCTGGATCTCACGGGTCGCACGGTTCGCCCGGTAGACGTCGCGGCTCCAGGCGGAGGCGGCGAGTCCGTACGGGGTGTCGTTGGCCAGCGCGATGCCCTCGTCGTCGGTGTCGAAGGGCAGAACGACGAGGACCGGGCCGAAGATCTCGGACTGGACGACCTCGCTGTCCTGGGCGGCGCCGGTGATCAGGGTGGGCCGGTAGTACGCGCCCTCGGCCAGACTGCTCTCCCCTTCTCTGGCTCCGGGGATCTCGCCACCCGTGACGACGGTGGCGTAGCCGCGGGCCCGCTCGACGAAGCCGGCGACGCGGTCGCGCTGGGCGTGGGAGACCAGCGGGCCGAGGTCGGTGGTGGCGGCGAAGGGGTCGCCGAGGCGGACGGTCTCCATCAGCTCGGCGACCCGGGCGACGAAGGCGTCGTGCAGCGGCCGCTGGACGTAGGCACGGGTGGCGGCCGTGCAGTCCTGGCCGGTGTTGATCAGGGAGGCGGCGACGGCCCCGTTCGCAGCGGCCTCGACGTCGGCGTCGTCGAAGACCACGAAGGGCGCCTTGCCGCCGAGCTCCAGGTGGAGGCGCTTCACGGTGGCGGTGGCGACCTCGGCCACCCGCTTGCCGACGGCGGTGGAGCCGGTGAAGGAGGTCATGACCACGTCCGGGTGGCCGACCAGGTGCTCGCCGGCCGTGCGGCCGGCGCCGGTGACGATGTTGATCACGCCGTCGGGCAGACCCGCGTCCTTGGCCGCCTGCGCGAACATCAGGGAGGTCAGCGGGGTGAGCTCGGCCGGCTTGAGGACGATGGTGTTGCCCGCGGCGATCGCCGGGAGGATCTTCCAGGCGGCCATCTGGAGCGGATAGTTCCAGGGAGCGATGGAGCCGACGACCCCGATGGCCTCGCGGCGTACGTAGGAGGTGTGGTCCCCGGAGTACTCCGCTGCCGCCTGCCCCTGGAGGTGGCGGGCCGCGCCCGCGAAGAAGGCCGTGTTGTCGATGGTCCCCGGCACGTCGAACTCCGTGGACAGCCGGATCGGCTTGCCGCACTGGAGGGACTCGGCGTACGCGAAGTCCTCGGCCTGCTCGGCCAGTACGGCGGCCAGCCGGTGCAGGGCGTCCGAGCGCTCGCCGGGGGTCGCGCCGGACCATCCCGGGAAGGCCCGCTTGGCGGCGGCGACGGCCTCGTCGACGTCCGCGGTGCTCGCCAGCTCGTAGGTGAGGACCTCGTCGCCGGTGGCGGGATCGATCACGGTGTGTGACTGGCCGGAGGTCCCGGCCCTCAGCTGCCCGTCGATGTACTGCGCGCCGTCTGCGAAGCGGTCTTTGACCTGGAAGCGGTTGCCCATCACGCTCTCACGCTCTTCCTAGCTACAGTTCGAGCTACAGCTCGAATTGAGTGCCGATCCTGACAGAGGACATGCACTCGGCCAAGTGATTCCGTTGTTGCCTTTTGATTACGCGACGGAATCGGTCGACCATGTGTCGAGGCACGCCCGAAATCCCGTACGAAGTGTCAGTGGCGACTGTCAGACTCGCGTGCATGGAGATGATCGAGAAGCTGACGGAGCAGGTCAGCCGTGGTGAGCGGGTCAAGTTCCTGCCGTTCTGGGGACACCGGCCGAGGCCGGACGGAAGCCTCGGTCCGAGCTGTCTGAGCCAGTGGTGGCCGTCCGAATTCACTGTGGGTGACGTCCGCTACGCCACGGCGGAGCACTGGATGATGGCCGGGAAGGCCCGGCTGTTCGGGGATCCGGAGGCCGAGCGCGCGGCCCTGGAAGCGAAGACTCCGGCCGAGGCGAAGAAGGCCGGGCGGCTCGTGCGCGGCTTCGACGACGCGATATGGGAGCGCGAGCGCTACGGGATCGTGGTCGAGGGCAGCGTGCACAAGTTCTCCTCCGCGCCGGAGCTCACCGCGTACCTGCTGGGCACCGGGAACCGGGTGCTCGTCGAGGCCAGCCCGCTGGACCGGATCTGGGGCATCGGGCTGGCGGCCGACGACGAGCGCGCGCTGGACCCGGCGCGCTGGCGGGGGCTGAACCTGCTGGGCTTCGCCCTGATGGAGGCCCGTGAGCGGCTCCTGCGGGGCGAAACCTGGGGCGGGGAGTGACGGACCGGCGCCGGGTCGCGGCCGTGATCGTCCGGGACGGCTGCGTGCTCATGGTGCGCGAGCGCGGCCTGGGCCCCACGGGCCGGCACGACGGGCCGGAGTACTGGACCCTGCCGGGTGGCGGCCTGGAGCCGGGCGAGGAGCCGGAGGAGGGGGTCCGGCGGGAGGTGGCCGAGGAGGTGGGGCTGCGCGCCCTGGGCGTGCGGTTCGCGTACGACGCCCCCTACCCGTCGGGCTGGACCGCCTGCTTCCGGGTGGAGGTGGCGACCGGCGAGCCGGTGCTCGGGGTCGACCCGGACCTGGAGTGTGACTGCCCGCGGATGGTGGGGCTGATCTGGGTCCCGCTGTCGCGGGGCACGGACGGCGGTTCGGTCATGGTGCCGACGCTGCTGAGTAATTGCGTGGTGGATCCCGAGCCCGGCGCCTAACGTGATCCTTGTCCAGGTGCGAAGGCGAGACCTACTTCGACTCATAATCGGGCG
This genomic window from Streptomyces sp. NBC_01351 contains:
- a CDS encoding gamma-aminobutyraldehyde dehydrogenase, whose product is MGNRFQVKDRFADGAQYIDGQLRAGTSGQSHTVIDPATGDEVLTYELASTADVDEAVAAAKRAFPGWSGATPGERSDALHRLAAVLAEQAEDFAYAESLQCGKPIRLSTEFDVPGTIDNTAFFAGAARHLQGQAAAEYSGDHTSYVRREAIGVVGSIAPWNYPLQMAAWKILPAIAAGNTIVLKPAELTPLTSLMFAQAAKDAGLPDGVINIVTGAGRTAGEHLVGHPDVVMTSFTGSTAVGKRVAEVATATVKRLHLELGGKAPFVVFDDADVEAAANGAVAASLINTGQDCTAATRAYVQRPLHDAFVARVAELMETVRLGDPFAATTDLGPLVSHAQRDRVAGFVERARGYATVVTGGEIPGAREGESSLAEGAYYRPTLITGAAQDSEVVQSEIFGPVLVVLPFDTDDEGIALANDTPYGLAASAWSRDVYRANRATREIQAGCVWVNDHIPIISEMPHGGYKASGFGKDMSTYSFEEYTQVKHVMYDNTAVAAKDWHRTIFGDRP
- a CDS encoding NADAR family protein, which produces MEMIEKLTEQVSRGERVKFLPFWGHRPRPDGSLGPSCLSQWWPSEFTVGDVRYATAEHWMMAGKARLFGDPEAERAALEAKTPAEAKKAGRLVRGFDDAIWERERYGIVVEGSVHKFSSAPELTAYLLGTGNRVLVEASPLDRIWGIGLAADDERALDPARWRGLNLLGFALMEARERLLRGETWGGE
- a CDS encoding NUDIX domain-containing protein yields the protein MTDRRRVAAVIVRDGCVLMVRERGLGPTGRHDGPEYWTLPGGGLEPGEEPEEGVRREVAEEVGLRALGVRFAYDAPYPSGWTACFRVEVATGEPVLGVDPDLECDCPRMVGLIWVPLSRGTDGGSVMVPTLLSNCVVDPEPGA